A stretch of Vigna angularis cultivar LongXiaoDou No.4 chromosome 4, ASM1680809v1, whole genome shotgun sequence DNA encodes these proteins:
- the LOC128196213 gene encoding uncharacterized protein LOC128196213, producing the protein MDEYLHIDSQVGSSLISDFSSFISEVVEGDLTNKFTTNEIFRSLEHLIDWVRGMAYDLGFVVVIVRYDIATGVQGRKTFVILGCKRGGKYRKYKVDAVPSVYDTRKCECPFRLKGKPCSDGDGWVLKVMCGHHNHELAETLVGHPYASRLNMSEQSLLVDMTKSKVTTANTLLTLKQNNDRNVTTIKQIYNARQAYKRSLRGSRTGLQQFMMLFDRDKYIHWSRCAYYSEVVTALFWTHPDASNFTWALEKLKGLFLTSEGGPKVIVTDRDLAMMNVIANVFHESYQMLCQFHILKNVKAKCKISVHSTKAWDVLMDAWENMMDCADESLFVEYVNGLQYASNSWPLFFEYVNQTWTIPVESSHWSLKKVLGNSMGDLCSCWDSIHNVVILQHNKIKASFERSLLLTSDPFKGYRYRKLIRRVSRYALDLIAEELERVQ; encoded by the exons atggatgaatatcttCATATAGATTCTCAAGTTGGTTCTAGTTTGATATCCGATTTCTCTTCATTCATTAGCGAAGTTGTAGAGGGagatttgacaaataaatttaccacaaatgaaatatttcgtTCACTGGAGCACTTAATTGATTGGGTAAGAGGGATGGCTTATGatttaggatttgttgtggTGATAGTAAGATATGATATAGCTACTGGTGTACAGGGAAGAAAAACGTTCGTCATACTTGGATGTAAAAGAGGAGGGAAATATCGGAAATACAAAGTTGATGCGGTGCCTAGTGTATACGACACTCGTAAATGTGAGTGTCCGTTTAGATTAAAGGGTAAACCATGTTCAGATGGGGATGGATGGGTGTTGAAGGTGATGTGTGGACATCACAACCATGAGTTGGCTGAAACTTTAGTTGGGCACCCTTATGCTAGCAGGTTAAATATGAGTGAGCAGTCATTACTGGTTGATATGACAAAGAGTAAAGTTACAACTGCAAATACTTTATTAACcctcaaacaaaataatgatcgaAATGTCACAACGATTAAACAAATCTACAACGCAAGGCAAGCGTATAAACGATCATTGAGAGGGTCCAGAACTGGACTACAACAGTTTATGATGTTGTTTGACCGGGATAAGTACATTCATTGGAGTAGGTGTGCCTATTATTCAGAGGTTGTTACTGCCTTGTTTTGGACACATCCTGATGCG AGTAATTTCACATGGGCTTTGGAAAAGctgaaaggtttatttttaacatctgaGGGTGGTCCTAAAGTCATTGTCACTGACCGAGACTTGGCTATGATGAATGTCATTGCAAATGTATTCCATGAGTCATATCAGATGTTATGTCAGTTCcacatccttaaaaatgttaaagctaaATGCAAAATATCAGTTCATTCTACTAAGGCTTGGGATGTGTTGATGGATGCATGGGAAAATATGATGGATTGTGCTGATGAGAGCTTGTTTGTTGAGTATGTGAATGGTCTTCAATATGCGAGCAATTCATGGCctttgttctttgaatatgtgaatcagACTTGGACTATTCC ggTTGAGTCTTCTCATTGGAGTCTGAAGAAAGTTTTGGGCAATAGTATGGGTGATTTGTGTTCTTGTTGGGATAGTATTCATAACGTCGTTATCCtacaacacaacaagattaaGGCTTCATTTGAAAGAAGTTTGTTGCTCACAAGTGACCCTTTTAAAGGATACAGATATAGAAAACTTATTAGGCGTGTCTCTCGATATGCATTGGATCTCATTGCTGAGGAATTGGAAAGAGTGCAATAG
- the LOC108330387 gene encoding protein MAIN-LIKE 1-like, producing MVCVVINGALFLRLGSTREEEEGYIAGPEIWHFETSSFHLPVGEMSITLDSVSTLLHLPVMEQLCDLKELEFEETRTTLVDLLGVDGGVAGAKMEDARGPKVRLNWFREIYAQRCQSQHWDYATRAYLLHLGVVALAQLYEQLGDASLASMKQMAGYLTLFQSWIYEHFPSIRNRWLVSLYDDTTPHATRWQSPRQSSTLAEICSQLDDLKYNGVVWHPYEAHRGIHPFFGICMYFGWIQIGDTISRHFLERVMRQFGFYQEIPRPTTTVADTDVVAVDYAWFHFMDHVIMNARFRRMARMLQSLISCHHVTEDTVAHQVSVDLLQIANEGINEYSPIRRA from the exons ATGGTGTGTGTGGTGATCAATGGTGCTTTGTTTCTGCGTCTTGGGTCTACAAGAG AGGAGGAGGAAG GGTATATCGCAGGGCCAG AGATATGGCACTTTGAGACAAGTAGTTTCCATCTCCCTGTAGGGGAGATGTCGATCACTCTTGACAGTGTCTCCACTTTACTTCACCTCCCGGTGATGGAGCAGTTATGTGATTTGAAGGAGTTGGAGTTTGAGGAAACTCGTACAACCCTTGTAGACCTACTCGGTGTTGATGGTGGTGTAGCTGGTGCTAAGATGGAGGATGCACGTGGTCCGAAAGTCAGACTTAATTGGTTCAGAGAGATATATGCTCAGAGGTGTCAGTCGCAACATTGGGACTATGCTACTAGAGCATATCTGTTGCATCTA GGTGTTGTTGCACTCGCCCAATTGTACGAGCAGCTCGGGGATGCGAGTCTCGCTTCCATGAAGCAGATGGCTGGATATTTGACTCTGTTTCAG AGTTGGATATATGAGCATTTCCCTAGCATTAGAAATAGGTGGTTGGTGTCTTTATATGATGACACCACACCACATGCGACTAGGTGGCAGAGCCCTCGGCAGAGTTCGACTCTTGCAGAGATTTGCTCACAGTTGGATGACCTGAAATACAATGGAGTTGTATGGCATCCATATGAGGCACATCGGGGCATTCATCCATTCTTCGGCATCTGTATGTATTTTGGATGGATTCAGATTGGTGACACCATTTCCCGTCATTTTCTTGAGCGTGTGATGAGGCAATTTGGGTTTTACCAGGAGATTCCACGACCAACCACTACCGTTGCAGATACAGATGTAGTCGCTGTTGATTATGCGTGGTTTCACTTCATGGATCACGTTATTATGAAT GCTAGATTTAGGCGAATGGCGAGAATGTTACAGTCGTTGATATCATGTCATCATGTGACCGAGGATACTGTTGCACATCAGGTGTCGGTGGACCTGCTTCAGATTGCTAATGAGGGCATCAATGAATATTCCCCGATTAGGAGAGCGTAG